Proteins from a genomic interval of Antedon mediterranea chromosome 5, ecAntMedi1.1, whole genome shotgun sequence:
- the LOC140048652 gene encoding uncharacterized protein, with product MFSQPPLYLLLTWFLFQHSLLAQGHTGDNIREGGVRYNRPHGGGVPSKKANTSSEPINNWIRALPVLHRGLYFGKRVPANGYQLEDQFRDPAVAHLASKRNPALSEFMLGKRDPSFSSYMLGKRNPRLSDLMLGKRDPRLSDLMLGKRDPRLSDLMLGKRDPRLSDLMLGKRDPGFSDFTFGKRDALGDFMMGKREARLSDYIMGKRDPRISDFIMGRRELGENDVQRHMGNNYYDNKVEHEGKHYVLSDGNRERIEDNMNNVIYDDTDIPNQAEVSELQELESSSSVKRKAKFQRPVYPGNGKTPSNIWDNFGAGKRMSSVPDYEDEEENVQTETKRSADPKTSVRRFPPAALHKGLYFGKRAATWADM from the exons ATGTTCAGTCAGCCCCCCTTGTACCTCCTGTTGACATGGTTCCTTTTCCAGCACTCGTTATTGGCACAGGGTCATACAGGTGACAACATTCGAGAGGGAGGTGTTCGTTATAAT AGACCACATGGCGGAGGTGTTCCATCAAAGAAGGCTAATACTAGTTCAGAACCAATAAACAACTGGATTAGAGCATTACCAGTCTTACATCGAGGTCTATACTTTGGAAAAAGAGTTCCAGCGAATGGTTACCAACTTGAAGATCAATTTCGTGATCCTGCAGTTGCACATTTGGCATCAAAAAGAAATCCAGCTTTAAGTGAGTTTATGTTGGGTAAGAGAGATCCAAGCTTTAGTAGTTACATGCTCGGAAAGAGAAATCCTCGATTAAGTGACCTGATGTTAGGAAAACGAGATCCCAGACTGAGTGATCTTATGCTTGGAAAGAGAGATCCGCGACTGAGCGATCTCATGCTAGGAAAGAGAGATCCGCGACTGAGCGACCTTATGCTAGGAAAGAGAGATCCAGGCTTTAGTGACTTTACGTTTGGTAAAAGAGATGCACTAGGCGATTTTATGATGGGCAAAAGAGAAGCACGCTTATCGGATTATATAATGGGAAAACGAGATCCACGTATAAGTGATTTCATTATGGGCCGAAGAGAATTGGGAGAAAATGACGTTCAACGACATATGGGAAACAATTACTATGATAACAAAGTAGAACATGAAGGTAAACATTATGTTCTAAGTGATGGAAACCGAGAAAGGATAGAAGACAACATGAATAATGTGATTTACGATGACACTGATATACCAAATCAAGCTGAAGTTTCGGAGTTGCAAGAATTGGAATCTAGTTCAAGTGTAAAGAGAAAAGCTAAGTTTCAGCGTCCAGTATATCCTGGAAACGGTAAAACACCTTCTAACATTTGGGATAACTTCGGAGCAGGCAAGAGGATGTCATCTGTACCGGATTATGAAGATGAAGAAGAAAACGTGCAAACCGAAACCAAACGTTCAGCGGATCCAAAAACATCAGTGAGAAGGTTCCCGCCAGCAGCTCTTCATAAAGGTCTGTATTTTGGAAAAAGAGCAGCGACTTGGGCAGACATGTAA